In Romboutsia lituseburensis, a genomic segment contains:
- the accB gene encoding acetyl-CoA carboxylase biotin carboxyl carrier protein has protein sequence MKINEIKELLNVIDKTNLEFVKIESSDLKLEVSKSSNRIVNNDLRDSKHDLSENANCEEVVSDICEEAIEETIEDNINIHVVSAPLMGTFYSSPNPDEGNFVKVGDIIKAGDTLCILEAMKLMNEINSNVSGEVIEILVENEELVEYGQPMFKIKAL, from the coding sequence ATGAAAATTAATGAAATTAAAGAATTATTAAATGTTATAGATAAAACTAATTTAGAATTTGTGAAAATAGAGAGCAGTGACTTAAAACTAGAAGTGTCTAAATCTAGTAATAGAATTGTTAATAATGATTTAAGAGATAGTAAGCATGATTTAAGCGAAAATGCAAACTGTGAAGAAGTTGTTAGTGACATATGCGAAGAAGCTATTGAAGAAACAATCGAAGATAATATAAATATACATGTTGTATCTGCACCATTAATGGGAACATTTTACTCATCTCCAAATCCTGATGAAGGAAACTTTGTTAAAGTAGGAGATATCATTAAAGCAGGTGATACATTATGTATTTTAGAAGCAATGAAGCTTATGAATGAAATAAATAGTAATGTTAGTGGTGAAGTCATTGAAATATTAGTAGAAAATGAAGAACTAGTAGAATATGGTCAGCCTATGTTTAAAATTAAAGCACTATAG